The following are encoded together in the Proteiniphilum saccharofermentans genome:
- a CDS encoding purine-nucleoside phosphorylase yields the protein MLETIKQTADYLKNRITEIPNTAIILGTGLGELVHEIEDKNEIPYTEIPNFPVSTVEGHSGKLIVGTLGGKKVLAMQGRFHYYEGYDMKQVTFPIRVFQALNIKYLFVSNAAGGMNSSFDVGDIMLIEDHINLFPEHPLHGKNFNELGTRFPDMSEAYDKSLRLMAMEIAKEKNIKLQHGVYIGLQGPTFETPAEYNFLRIIGGDAVGMSTVPEVIVANHAGMKVLAFSIITDLGVIGKIVEVSHEDVQEAAKIAQPKMAEIMRTIIQKI from the coding sequence ATGTTAGAAACTATCAAACAAACAGCGGATTATCTAAAAAATAGAATTACCGAAATCCCTAATACAGCTATTATTTTAGGCACCGGCCTGGGTGAACTGGTACATGAGATCGAGGATAAAAACGAAATCCCCTATACGGAGATACCTAACTTTCCCGTCTCCACGGTGGAAGGCCATAGCGGAAAACTGATCGTCGGTACGCTCGGCGGCAAGAAAGTACTGGCCATGCAGGGGCGTTTCCACTATTACGAAGGATATGATATGAAGCAGGTCACCTTTCCCATCCGTGTTTTCCAGGCATTGAATATCAAATACCTATTCGTTTCCAATGCGGCAGGAGGGATGAACTCCAGCTTCGATGTAGGCGACATCATGCTGATCGAAGACCATATCAACCTGTTCCCCGAGCATCCGCTCCACGGGAAGAACTTCAATGAATTGGGCACCCGTTTTCCAGATATGAGCGAGGCATATGACAAATCGCTGCGGCTGATGGCCATGGAGATCGCCAAAGAAAAAAATATCAAGCTGCAACACGGTGTCTATATCGGCCTTCAGGGACCGACTTTTGAAACTCCGGCCGAATACAATTTCCTGCGTATTATCGGGGGAGACGCCGTGGGTATGTCCACCGTACCCGAAGTGATCGTGGCCAACCACGCAGGGATGAAAGTGCTGGCATTCTCCATCATCACCGACTTAGGCGTGATCGGCAAGATCGTGGAAGTGTCGCACGAAGATGTACAGGAAGCTGCCAAGATCGCCCAACCGAAGATGGCGGAGATCATGCGGACCATTATTCAAAAAATATAA
- a CDS encoding site-specific integrase, whose translation MKRQTFNVLFFIRKTKLKKSGETPIMLRISIDGQLVEIQLKRDVFPRYWNQKKERCTGKDAASLEINRYLDSVKLRLLDIHRNLELEDKLINPMEIKRKFLGLDEEHKMFLQVFQEHNDKCRELIGIDYAKVTISRFDTCLKYMREMTLVKYRMKDIQLKEVNHAFIQDYIHFLKVEKGLSENTLIRYMKVIKKITNMALANDWMTKNPFVNIRFHEQEVHKEFLTKEELEILRTKEFDIPRLDLVRDVFLFQCWTGLAFVDVSELKEEHIVPDNEGNLWIRKARQKTKIMCNVPLLDIPLQILEKYEEHPYCQKKGILLPVMANQKLNSYLKEIADICRIKKNLTTHTGRHTFCSVVTLANNVSLENIAKMVGHTNTRMTMRYAKVLDQSILRDMQGVKESFAK comes from the coding sequence ATGAAACGTCAAACTTTTAACGTGCTTTTCTTCATTAGAAAAACAAAATTGAAAAAATCGGGAGAAACACCCATTATGTTGAGAATTTCTATTGATGGGCAATTAGTTGAAATCCAACTTAAGCGAGATGTATTTCCGAGGTATTGGAATCAAAAGAAAGAGCGATGCACAGGCAAAGATGCCGCATCCTTAGAAATTAACCGCTACCTCGATTCGGTAAAACTTCGCTTACTGGATATTCATCGAAATTTAGAATTGGAAGACAAACTTATCAATCCGATGGAGATTAAACGAAAGTTTCTCGGATTGGACGAAGAACACAAAATGTTTCTTCAAGTATTTCAAGAGCATAACGACAAATGCAGAGAATTGATTGGTATTGATTATGCCAAAGTTACTATTTCTCGTTTTGATACTTGCTTGAAATACATGAGGGAAATGACTTTGGTAAAATATCGCATGAAAGATATACAGCTCAAAGAGGTAAACCACGCATTTATTCAAGATTACATCCATTTCTTGAAAGTAGAAAAAGGATTATCGGAAAACACGCTAATTCGCTACATGAAGGTAATCAAGAAAATTACAAATATGGCTTTGGCAAATGATTGGATGACTAAAAATCCGTTTGTAAATATCCGATTCCATGAGCAGGAAGTTCACAAAGAGTTTCTAACAAAAGAGGAATTGGAAATTTTGCGAACCAAAGAATTTGATATTCCCCGATTGGATTTAGTACGTGATGTTTTCCTCTTCCAATGTTGGACTGGTTTAGCATTCGTGGATGTATCGGAGCTAAAAGAAGAACATATCGTTCCCGACAACGAGGGTAATTTGTGGATTCGTAAGGCAAGGCAGAAAACAAAAATCATGTGCAATGTTCCACTCCTTGATATTCCGTTGCAGATTTTGGAGAAGTATGAAGAACATCCATATTGCCAAAAGAAAGGGATTTTATTGCCTGTAATGGCAAACCAAAAGCTCAATTCATATTTGAAAGAAATCGCTGATATATGTAGAATTAAGAAGAATTTGACGACGCACACAGGGCGACATACGTTCTGTTCGGTGGTTACGCTAGCTAACAATGTTTCGTTGGAAAACATCGCTAAAATGGTTGGGCATACTAATACCCGAATGACTATGCGCTATGCAAAAGTACTTGACCAAAGTATTCTTAGAGATATGCAGGGAGTAAAAGAGAGTTTTGCAAAGTAG
- the thiL gene encoding thiamine-phosphate kinase, whose amino-acid sequence MQRTEIATLGEFGLIDHLTKDIKLSQESSIKGVGDDAAVVDNGAKRTLVTTDLLLEGIHFDLVYTPLKHLGYKAAVINFSDIYAMNGKPQQITVSLGISKRFSVEDLEEFYGGLRLACEIYGVDIIGGDTTSSLTGFTISITCIGTAEEEKIVYRNGAKNTDLIYVSGDLGAAYMGLQLLEREKTVFDGDKDFQPDFAGKEYLLERQLKPEARKDIVNLLAEHGIVPTSMIDVSDGVSSDLLHVCTQSNAGCQLFEERIPIDYQTAVMAETFNMNVTTVALNGGEDYELLFTVPLHLHEKMNQLEGIRLVGHITPPEQGCYLVTRDGQEMQLRAQGWNPLADK is encoded by the coding sequence ATGCAACGGACAGAAATAGCGACATTGGGCGAATTCGGGTTGATCGACCACCTGACCAAAGATATCAAGCTCTCGCAGGAGAGTTCCATCAAAGGCGTGGGTGACGACGCTGCCGTCGTGGATAATGGCGCGAAACGAACGCTCGTAACTACCGATCTCTTATTGGAGGGGATCCATTTCGATCTCGTCTATACCCCGCTGAAACATCTCGGGTATAAAGCGGCTGTTATCAACTTCTCCGATATTTACGCCATGAACGGGAAGCCACAGCAGATCACCGTCTCTTTAGGGATATCGAAACGGTTTTCAGTAGAAGACTTAGAAGAATTTTACGGCGGATTGAGGCTGGCCTGTGAGATTTACGGGGTGGATATCATAGGAGGGGACACCACTTCCTCCCTTACCGGCTTCACCATCAGCATTACCTGTATCGGTACGGCGGAAGAGGAGAAAATAGTCTACCGCAACGGCGCCAAAAACACCGATCTGATCTATGTTTCAGGCGATTTGGGAGCAGCTTATATGGGGCTGCAGCTACTGGAAAGGGAAAAGACAGTGTTCGACGGCGACAAAGACTTCCAACCCGATTTTGCAGGAAAGGAATATCTTTTGGAACGCCAGCTAAAACCCGAAGCCAGAAAAGATATCGTGAACCTGCTGGCGGAACACGGGATAGTTCCCACCTCCATGATAGATGTATCCGACGGGGTGTCGTCCGACCTGCTCCATGTCTGCACACAGAGTAACGCCGGTTGCCAGCTTTTCGAAGAGCGGATACCTATCGATTATCAGACTGCGGTAATGGCCGAGACATTCAATATGAACGTAACCACCGTAGCCCTGAATGGAGGGGAAGATTATGAATTGCTCTTTACCGTTCCGCTGCATCTGCATGAAAAGATGAACCAACTGGAAGGGATCCGTCTGGTGGGGCATATTACACCGCCTGAACAGGGGTGCTATCTGGTTACCCGTGACGGCCAGGAGATGCAACTCCGTGCACAGGGATGGAATCCACTCGCGGACAAATAA